CGTCGCTGCCGATGGACGTTCCCTTGCCCGTGATCACCAAAACATGCCGCATGCCGCGCGTGTGCGCCTTGATCAAAAAGCTAAGGAGAAGGCCATGCGCCTCGCTCTGGATCATTCCATGCAGATCGATACGCGCCTCCAGCGCCAGTCGGCCCTTTGCAATCTTGCGCTTGACAGGCCGCTCCAGGGGGGGGAGCCTCCCTTTGCCGGGCGCATCGGTCGTTATCCGGATTCCCCCGCTCTCCACCACATTCCGCCGGGCACTCGGTTTCTCGACAGGCGGCGAACTCGCCTCCTCCGGTGCCAGAAAAGCCTCCAGTGCTTCCAGTTCCTGCATGCGACCTGGCATCGCCCGGGCGCTGCGTGCGACCTTGCCCCAAAGAATGCGATCCTCGGTGCTGAGTGGCTTATCCCTCGCCATGCTCAAATCTCTGCGCAATTGCCCTCGGCACGAAGACGTAGAAATCGGCAGCGTTGCGGACATGACCCGCGAGGGCACCGGCAGTATCGCCCGATCCGGTGAAGATATCGCCGCGGTTCGGCCCGACAATCGCCGAGCCCGTATCCAGCGCCAGCATTGCCCGGGCAAAGGGCTTGCCGCCATCGAGGTGTGTGAGGCCTTCGCTCCGGATGAAGAACGGTGTGCCAAACGTGTGGGTGAGGCGGTCGACGGCGAGCGAGCGCCCCGCGACGATCGGCACCTTGGCCGCTGCGACCGGACCCAACCACAAGTCGTCCACGGGTGCGTCACGGAAGAAAATGTAAGACCGGTTGTGCCAGAGTACTTCATCGACTTGCTCGGGATGGCGAGAAAGCCAATCCCGAATCGAGCCCATGGAGACGGATGCGGCATCGATCTCGCCACGCTCGATCAAAAGCTTGCCGATCGGCGAGAACCGATGGCCGGTTTTCGCGGCATAGGTGATGCGCCGCACGCTGCCGTCGGCGTAAAGCAGGCGCGCTGCCCCCTGAACGTGTATGAAGAAGACATCGACCTTCGAGCGAGCATAGGCAATTTCCAGTCCGCGTCCTTCCAGGAGCCCCTGATCGATCGCCGAACGGTCAGGATATTCCTCGATCTTGCCCTCCCGAACACGGCCGAATGCGAAATATGGATCGAAACCCGTCGGCCGCGTCGTGTCGTCGATATCGATCATATCGTCCGGCCGGCGATAGAATGGAAAGCGGAATTCCGCGTCGGGCTCCGCCCGGACCTGGACTTCCGGCTCATAATAGGCCGTAACGAATCCCTTTGCTCCGTCTGATTTAACAATCAGGAATGGTTTGAACCAGTTCTCGAAGAAAACCCTTGCCTGGGCGGGACCGGCTGGCGAATATTCAGTGGCAGCCGCGAGCGCTGGCAGCAGTTCGTCTGCTGCGATGCCGAGCGAGCCGGTGCGATAGGGCTTCGCTGCCACAATATGCGCGCGACAACGCCCCATCGCTTCGAGGAGCGCTGTCGGATCATCCTCCGTCCATCCGGGTAGATCCGAGAAAGCGACCGGTTTCAGACGGAAATCCATGGTCTAGCCGATCAACCTTCCGATTCGGTCGCGATCAGCTTCCAGTTCGGATCGCGCGAGCGCGTATCGCGGGCAAAGGTCCACAGATCGTTTACCTCGGCCACGGATTCTGCGTCACCTTCAATCAGGTTGCCTGCCTTGTCGTAGGTTGCGGAGATCAGCTGGCTGATGATGCGCAGCGTGATGTTGACCTCCTGGTCCTTGACCTCGGCCGAGATGACATCAGCCTTTTCAATGCCGACGAAGTTCGATTTCACGACTTCGCCCTTGCTCTCGCGCTCGGCGATCGCGGCATCGAAGCCCTCGTAGACTTCCCGCGACAGGAGGTTCTTCAAGGCCTTGCGATCACCATCGGCGAAGGCGACGACGATCATCTCATAGGCGAGCTTGGCGCCGTTGACGAATTCCTTGGGATTGAAGGACGGATCGACGTCAACCACACGACGAAGCGCTTGGTTAAGCGATCCCGCCGGTGCGAAGGCATCGACCTCTGCGTAAGGCCCTTCATCCCCTTCCGATCCATCCCGGCGCGGCAGGGTAACGACCTTGCCGCGGTCAGGGCCTGGGACCGGCTCTGTGGTTTCGCGACGGGAATAGGGATCGAAAGGCGGTTTTTCATTCCCCGTGCGCCGACCAAGAACATTGCGCAGTTGCAGAAAGATCACCACTGCAGCCACGAGGAATAAAATTGTTACAAAGTCGAATGAGCCCATATCGATCCAGAACCACCGTTCACCTTTTTTGACTTACTCCCATATAATCCGCAAAAACCCATTCTTCAAATGTCGTCGCGGTCATTCACTCGATTGTGGCATGTCGTGGCGCAGAAGTCTCCGGTCGACATGGAAAGAACCGGAACGCAGCTTCAATCAGGCATCCAAATGGCAAGACTGCTCATTACCCTCTTCGTCCTGTCGCTCCCACTCCTGGAGATCGCAGGCTTCATCGTGATCGGTCGGCGCATCGGTCTGGGACCGACGCTTGTTCTTGTCGTCGTCTCGGCGGTGATCGGTTTGACGATCCTGCGACGCCAGGGACTTCAAACTTTGACGAGGCTGCGACAGAGAAGCCTCCCACAGGACCTGCCCGCCGAGCGCTTCTTTGATACCGCCATGGTGCTGTTTGCCGGGCTTCTCCTGATTGTCCCTGGCTTTGTCACGGACGCGATCGCCCTGATATTGCTTCTGCCTTTCGTCAGAAAAGTCCTGGCGAACCGCCTTGCCAGCCGGCTTGTCGTGGTGAACTTCAACGCCGCAGATGATCCGCAGCCCGCCAGACCTGCGCAACCGCGCACGATCGACCTTGATGAGGGCGATTTCACCCGGAACGACCGTCGCTAGTCCGCGGTGACGCGGAGTTTCGCAGGGTTGTAAGCCTTTCGGCGAAATGCTAGATCGCTGCCCACTAATTTTTGTCCCGAGGAAAGACCAATGGCAACCGAAAACGACGCCGCCAACAGCGCGGCCAGCCCTTCCATCAATATCCTGGCCCAATATGTGAAGGACCTTTCCTTTGAAAACCCGGGCGCGCCGCGCTCGCTGCAGGCGCGCGACAAGGCTCCGTCGATCAACATCAACGTCAACGTGAACGCCAATCCGCTGTCGGAAACCGAATTCGACGTGGTGCTGTCGCTGAACGCCGAAGCCAAGGACGACACCAAGGTCCTGTTCAATGCCGAACTCTCTTATGGCGGCGTCTTCCGCATCGCCGGCTTCCCGCAGGAGCACATGCTTCCGGTTCTTTTCATCGAGTGCCCGCGCCTGTTGTTCCCGTTCGCCCGCCAGATCATCGCCGATGCGACCCGCAACGGCGGCTTCCCGCCGCTCATGATCGACCCGATCGATTTCGCGCAGATGTTCCAGCAGCGCATGGCTGAGGAGCAACTGAAGGCGAAGGTTGCAAGCACGACCAACTGATCGGTTTGGCATACAATTTTAGGAAAGCGCCCGGCTCGGCCGGGCGTTTTGCGTTTCAGGCTGTCAATGCTGTTTCTGGTATTTCAGCCAGATCGCCTTGGCGCCCATCTTCCCGACCATCGCGGCATGGGCGGCAATTTCGTCCGCGCTGATCCGTTGCGGAAGCAGCCGGGGTCGCTGCACGATCGGCAGCACGATTTCCTCGCCATCAGCCGCATCAAACGTCTCGCGCTGTTTTGAAACACCCAACCCAAGTGCCGCCTGACGCCCACCGATCATCTCGATGTAGACCTCGGCGAGCAGTTCGGAGTCGAGAAGTGCGCCGTGCTTGGTGCGGTACGAGTTGTCGATACCGTAGCGCCGGCAGAGCGCATCGAGCGAATTTGGGCCCATCGGATGCTTGCGCCGTGCCAGCGCTAGCGTGTCCGTTACCCGATCCACTGGCACCGGCGGGATGCCGAGGCGCTCGTACTCCGCATTGATGAAGCCCATGTCGAAGGTGGCGTTGTGCGCGACCCAGCGCGCCTCGCCAAAGAAGGCCTGCAGATCCTCGACAATCTCGGCAAAGGCCGGCTTGTCTTTCAAGAAGTCATCGGAGATGCCGTGAACCGCAAGTGCGTCCGGATGCACCTTGCGATCGCCCGGGTTGATGTAGACGTGAAAGGTGCGCCCCGTCGGGAAGTGATTTTCGAGCTCGATACCGCCAATTTCGATCACACGGTCGGCCCGATTATCGAGCCCGGTCGTTTCCGTGTCGAAGATGATTTCACGCATCGGCGCCGCTTTCGTTGCTCAAGGTCTCCACTATCTGTTTCACCTGTTCGCGCGCGGCTTCAAGCCCGTTGTCGGTGTTGACCACAAAATCCGCCCGGGCTCGCTTCTCCGCATCGGGAACCTGGCGCGACAACAACATCTCGAATTTCTCTTCCGTCATGCCCGGCCTCGCCAGCACGCGCTGGCGCTGCGTCTCCGGTGCGCAGGTGACTACGGCGATCTTGTCGACGCGATTTTCCCCGCTCGTTTCGAACAGGAGGGGGATGTCCAGGACGACGATTGGCGCACCGGCTGCACGCTGCGCATCCAGAAACGCGACCTCCTTCTGACGTACCAGAGGATGGATGATCGCTTCCAGCCGCCTGAATCCTTCCGGGTGATCCGCAAGTTGCGCCGCGAGCGCCTTACGGTCGACCACCCCATTTTCGATCACGCCGGGGAATGCCTCGCCAACCGGGCCGACAGCCTCATTGCCGTACAGTTCGTGTACGGTGGCATCGGCGTCATGGACGGGTACTCCAAGCGAACGAAACATCGCGGCCGTGGTCGATTTTCCCGTGCCGATCGATCCGGTGAGGCCAAGAACGATCATCCGTGGCGCTCCATGTCGTCAATGATGCGTTGACGGAGCGCGACATCGACCACGGGCCGCTGACCGAACCATTTTTCGAAACCAGGCACCGCCTGGTGCAGCAACATGCCCAGGCCGTCGACCGTCGCAAGGCCCTGCTGTTCGGCCTGAAGCAAGAATGGCGTCTTCAGCGGGACGTAGACGATGTCAGTGACAACCGCCTGGCTGTCGAGCCCACCGAAATCCAAGGTCGGCGCCGTGTCGCCATCCATGCCCAGCGATGTCGTGTTGACGAAGAGCCCTGCCCCAGCCATCACCTCGGTGAGCGCCGCGACCGGATGGGCGTGTATCTTCGGCCCGAAGCGGTCGGCAAGTTCCTGGGCGCGGCCGAGCGTCCGGTTGACGACATGGATTTCGGCAATGCCGCGATCGCGGAGTGCCTGCAGGATCGCCCGGCTCGCACCGCCGGCCCCGAACACCACGGCGCGCCCTGTGCGGTCCCAGCCGGGTGCTCGTTCATCGAGATTGGCGACAAAGCCGCGTCCATCGGTGTTGGTCGCATGGACAAGCCCCTCCGCCACCCAGAGGGTGTTCGACGCCCCGAGTTCCTCACTTAGCGCGTCTGGCCGGTCGGCCAACCGGAAGGCGGCTTCCTTGTGCGGTATCGTGACATTGCCGCCGGCAAAGCGGCGGTCTGCACTCTTCAGGTCGGCGATGAAAGCAGGAAAAGCTCCCGGTGCCACGTCCTGGCGCGTGTAACTTCCTTCAATTCCTAGCGTTTCCAGCCAGTAGCCGTGTATCAGCGGCGAACGCGAATGCTTGATTGGATGCCCGACGACAAAGGCATGGTTAACAAATGTTTCACGTGAATCACGCATCGATCGCACCCATCGTTCTCAGCTGCGCAAGCAGAGGAAGCATCGGCAAGCCGATGATCGTGAAGTAATCACCCTCAATCTTTTCGAACAATTGGATACCCTCGCCCTCCAGTTGATAGGCGCCCACGCTGCCGAGCACCTTGTCGCCGACCCGGGCGAGATGGCGATCGATGAAGCCCTTGGAAAGGGGGCGCATGGTCAGTCGCGCCGTCGAGACATGCCGCCATTGTGTCTCGCCGTCGAGGGAAATCACGATCGCGCTGTTGAGCGCGTGCGTCTTGCCGGAAAGGGTCAGCAGATGCTCACGTGCATCGTCCAGTTCGCGCGGCTTGTGAAATATCCGATCATCCAATGACAACGTCTGATCGGAGCCGATAACGAGATGTCCCGGGTGGCGCTGCGCCACATCCTGCGCCTTGGCTTCTGCCAGATGAAGTGCGACCCCGGATGGCGAAGGCGCACGATGGCTGAGTTCCTCCTCCACCACTCTTTCATCGATCTCAGCGGGAATTGCCTGGAAAGAGAGTCCGGCATTCTCCATCAGCATGCGGCGAAAGGGGCTTTGGGAGGCGAGAATCAAGGGGTAGGTCATGGGCGTACTCTTGGGAACGTGCCCATCGCTTAGCGAAGCTTGGGCCGCAGGGCAACAATTGCGGCGGCCGTCTCTTCGATCGACCGACGGGTGACGTCGATCAGCGGCCAATTGTGGCGCGCGCAAAGCGAGCGTGCATATTTCAGTTCCTCTGCGATCTGCGCCCTGTCCGTATAGTCCTCGCCCTTGAAGTCCTTGGCCGATCCGAGGACGCGGTTCTGGCGGATTTGCGCGATCCGGTCGCTCGTCGCGATCAACCCGACGACCAACGGCCGCCTGACATGCGACAGCCGTTCCGGCAAGGGAACGCCAAGGACAATTGGGATGTTGGCCGTCTTAATGCCGCGGTTGGCGAGATAGATGCTTGTCGGCGTCTTCGAGGTTCGGCTGATGCCGACGAGGATGACATCGGCCTCCTCGAGGTCGGCCGGCAACTGCCCATCATCGTGATCCATCGTGAAATTGAGCGCCTCGATCCGGGCGAAGTATTCCGCATCCATCACGTGCTGCGCACCGACGCGCCGACGCGATGTTGCGCCGAGATAGGACTGGAACACGTCGATGATCGGTTCGAGCACGGAAACGCAAGGCAACCCCATTTCCCGACAACGCTGGTCGATGACGGCTGAAAGCTCGCGGTCGACGATCGTGTAAAGCACGATGCCTGGGGCGCCATCGATGGCGTCCAGCACCGGTGTCAGCTGCTTGCGATTGCGGATGAGCGGATAGACGTGCTCCAGCGCCTGTGAAGCCTGGAATTGCGCAGCGGCGGCGCGTCCGGCGGCGATCAGTGTTTCGCCTGTCGAATCGGAGATCAGATGCAGATGAAAGTAGTTTTTCGGGTTCTCCACACGATCCTCCGGGCGCTGTTGATAAGGCGGGATAAAAACGCTGTCTCGGGCCAGCGCGACCCAGGCGCTTGGAAAACTGCCGGTTTTTCCACAATTCGAATTTCCTTGGACGCCTTTCCAGGCTGTTTGTGGAAAACCGAAACCGGGCGACATTGTGTCACGCGAATTCAACGTCTGTCCACAGGCTCTTATGAAAGACATTGCGCGTAACCCACTGACTCAGATCGCTTTTCTGCGATGTCCAAATGAGCATCAGATTCAGCAGCAACTTTTTCGTTCGCTTTTCTGCTTCCTGGCTTTTGCTGGCAGCGTGTGGAGGGAATTTAATCCTTGATAGTCACCGACTCTAAGAAATAGAAACCTCTTCAATATGAATTTCTTTGTTAGAGGGAGCACTGCAAAGTTGGCGAGCGGAACGCGAAAGATCGTCGAAGTCCTGAACGGAAAAGCTGTCTCTCCACCACCGATCTGGCTGATGCGGCAGGCCGGGCGATACCTTCCGGAGTACCGGGAGACGCGAGCCAAGGCCGGTAGCTTTCTCGATCTGTGCTATTCGCCGGAGCATGCAGTCGAAGTGACCTTGCAGCCGATACGGCGCTATGGCTTCGATGCAGCGATCCTATTCTCCGACATTCTGGTGATACCGGATGCTTTGAAACGGCAGGTTCGTTTCGACGAGGGCCATGGACCTCGGATGCAGCCGCTAAGCGTTGATGAAATCCCTGCCCTGGCTCCGATGCCTGTTCTTGGCCACCTCGAACCGGTACTGGAGACGGTGCGTCGACTGCGTGCGGAGCTGCCGCATGAAACGACGCTGCTCGGCTTCTGTGGGGCGCCCTGGACGGTTGCGACCTATATGATCGCCGGCCAGGGAACGCCCGATCAGGCGCCAACACGCCTTTTCGCCTACAAGGAACCAAGAGCTTTCTCGCAGTTGCTGGATATCCTTGCGGAAAAATCCGCCGACTATCTGGTCGCGCAGATCGATGCAGGCGCGGATGCGGTGCAGATTTTCGATTCCTGGGCTGGGGTTCTCGGCGAGAAGGAGTTTGCGGACTATGCGGTGAAGCCCGTCCGGCGGATCGTTGATCTGGTGAAGGCGCGCCGGCCGCAGGCGAAGATCATTGCTTTTGCCAAGGGCGCTGGCCTGTTTTTGAAGGACTATCGCCAGGGCACTGGCGCGGACGCAATCGGGCTCGATTGGACGGTCCCGCTGTCTCTTGCGGCTGAACTGCAAAAGGATGGGCCCGTTCAGGGCAACCTCGATCCGCAGCGCGTCGTCGCGGGCGGCAATGCGTTGCGCGATGGTATCGACGCAATCCTGGACGCTCTTGGAAACGGGCCGCTGATCTTCAATCTTGGCCATGGGATCACCCCCCAGGCAGATCCTGTAAACGTTGCCGCGCTGGTCGAGCGCGTTAGAGGCGGTGCGCGGTGAGCGAGGGGCAGACGGGACAGTCAGTCGGACGGCGCGCTACGCGCCGTGCCATGATTGTCCTGGTATTCTTTGCCCTCGTTGCGGCGGCCATAGTCGCCTACCCGCCTGATGATCTCTACCTGTGGGTCA
The Rhizobium sp. ARZ01 genome window above contains:
- the secB gene encoding protein-export chaperone SecB; this encodes MATENDAANSAASPSINILAQYVKDLSFENPGAPRSLQARDKAPSININVNVNANPLSETEFDVVLSLNAEAKDDTKVLFNAELSYGGVFRIAGFPQEHMLPVLFIECPRLLFPFARQIIADATRNGGFPPLMIDPIDFAQMFQQRMAEEQLKAKVASTTN
- a CDS encoding shikimate dehydrogenase, producing the protein MRDSRETFVNHAFVVGHPIKHSRSPLIHGYWLETLGIEGSYTRQDVAPGAFPAFIADLKSADRRFAGGNVTIPHKEAAFRLADRPDALSEELGASNTLWVAEGLVHATNTDGRGFVANLDERAPGWDRTGRAVVFGAGGASRAILQALRDRGIAEIHVVNRTLGRAQELADRFGPKIHAHPVAALTEVMAGAGLFVNTTSLGMDGDTAPTLDFGGLDSQAVVTDIVYVPLKTPFLLQAEQQGLATVDGLGMLLHQAVPGFEKWFGQRPVVDVALRQRIIDDMERHG
- a CDS encoding Maf-like protein, translated to MTYPLILASQSPFRRMLMENAGLSFQAIPAEIDERVVEEELSHRAPSPSGVALHLAEAKAQDVAQRHPGHLVIGSDQTLSLDDRIFHKPRELDDAREHLLTLSGKTHALNSAIVISLDGETQWRHVSTARLTMRPLSKGFIDRHLARVGDKVLGSVGAYQLEGEGIQLFEKIEGDYFTIIGLPMLPLLAQLRTMGAIDA
- the dnaQ gene encoding DNA polymerase III subunit epsilon, with amino-acid sequence MREIIFDTETTGLDNRADRVIEIGGIELENHFPTGRTFHVYINPGDRKVHPDALAVHGISDDFLKDKPAFAEIVEDLQAFFGEARWVAHNATFDMGFINAEYERLGIPPVPVDRVTDTLALARRKHPMGPNSLDALCRRYGIDNSYRTKHGALLDSELLAEVYIEMIGGRQAALGLGVSKQRETFDAADGEEIVLPIVQRPRLLPQRISADEIAAHAAMVGKMGAKAIWLKYQKQH
- a CDS encoding pyruvate, water dikinase regulatory protein, giving the protein MENPKNYFHLHLISDSTGETLIAAGRAAAAQFQASQALEHVYPLIRNRKQLTPVLDAIDGAPGIVLYTIVDRELSAVIDQRCREMGLPCVSVLEPIIDVFQSYLGATSRRRVGAQHVMDAEYFARIEALNFTMDHDDGQLPADLEEADVILVGISRTSKTPTSIYLANRGIKTANIPIVLGVPLPERLSHVRRPLVVGLIATSDRIAQIRQNRVLGSAKDFKGEDYTDRAQIAEELKYARSLCARHNWPLIDVTRRSIEETAAAIVALRPKLR
- the coaE gene encoding dephospho-CoA kinase (Dephospho-CoA kinase (CoaE) performs the final step in coenzyme A biosynthesis.) — its product is MIVLGLTGSIGTGKSTTAAMFRSLGVPVHDADATVHELYGNEAVGPVGEAFPGVIENGVVDRKALAAQLADHPEGFRRLEAIIHPLVRQKEVAFLDAQRAAGAPIVVLDIPLLFETSGENRVDKIAVVTCAPETQRQRVLARPGMTEEKFEMLLSRQVPDAEKRARADFVVNTDNGLEAAREQVKQIVETLSNESGADA
- a CDS encoding murein transglycosylase A; translation: MDFRLKPVAFSDLPGWTEDDPTALLEAMGRCRAHIVAAKPYRTGSLGIAADELLPALAAATEYSPAGPAQARVFFENWFKPFLIVKSDGAKGFVTAYYEPEVQVRAEPDAEFRFPFYRRPDDMIDIDDTTRPTGFDPYFAFGRVREGKIEEYPDRSAIDQGLLEGRGLEIAYARSKVDVFFIHVQGAARLLYADGSVRRITYAAKTGHRFSPIGKLLIERGEIDAASVSMGSIRDWLSRHPEQVDEVLWHNRSYIFFRDAPVDDLWLGPVAAAKVPIVAGRSLAVDRLTHTFGTPFFIRSEGLTHLDGGKPFARAMLALDTGSAIVGPNRGDIFTGSGDTAGALAGHVRNAADFYVFVPRAIAQRFEHGEG
- a CDS encoding FxsA family protein; this translates as MARLLITLFVLSLPLLEIAGFIVIGRRIGLGPTLVLVVVSAVIGLTILRRQGLQTLTRLRQRSLPQDLPAERFFDTAMVLFAGLLLIVPGFVTDAIALILLLPFVRKVLANRLASRLVVVNFNAADDPQPARPAQPRTIDLDEGDFTRNDRR
- a CDS encoding Smr/MutS family protein — encoded protein: MARDKPLSTEDRILWGKVARSARAMPGRMQELEALEAFLAPEEASSPPVEKPSARRNVVESGGIRITTDAPGKGRLPPLERPVKRKIAKGRLALEARIDLHGMIQSEAHGLLLSFLIKAHTRGMRHVLVITGKGTSIGSDGALKRAVPLWFALPEFRPLISSYEPAARNHGGDGAIYVRLARDKADRL
- the hemE gene encoding uroporphyrinogen decarboxylase — protein: MASGTRKIVEVLNGKAVSPPPIWLMRQAGRYLPEYRETRAKAGSFLDLCYSPEHAVEVTLQPIRRYGFDAAILFSDILVIPDALKRQVRFDEGHGPRMQPLSVDEIPALAPMPVLGHLEPVLETVRRLRAELPHETTLLGFCGAPWTVATYMIAGQGTPDQAPTRLFAYKEPRAFSQLLDILAEKSADYLVAQIDAGADAVQIFDSWAGVLGEKEFADYAVKPVRRIVDLVKARRPQAKIIAFAKGAGLFLKDYRQGTGADAIGLDWTVPLSLAAELQKDGPVQGNLDPQRVVAGGNALRDGIDAILDALGNGPLIFNLGHGITPQADPVNVAALVERVRGGAR
- a CDS encoding Tim44/TimA family putative adaptor protein translates to MGSFDFVTILFLVAAVVIFLQLRNVLGRRTGNEKPPFDPYSRRETTEPVPGPDRGKVVTLPRRDGSEGDEGPYAEVDAFAPAGSLNQALRRVVDVDPSFNPKEFVNGAKLAYEMIVVAFADGDRKALKNLLSREVYEGFDAAIAERESKGEVVKSNFVGIEKADVISAEVKDQEVNITLRIISQLISATYDKAGNLIEGDAESVAEVNDLWTFARDTRSRDPNWKLIATESEG